One genomic window of Mucilaginibacter sp. SJ includes the following:
- a CDS encoding SusC/RagA family TonB-linked outer membrane protein has product MNLPEQLLFNAGHRRQKIRFLNRSFVLSFFFLLAMTCRLFAQADKTVSGTVRDEHDRTLPGVSITVKGTSTGTTTDANGHYSLKVKGGSGTLIFSFIGYASIEENINNRTTINISLAGIQKDLNEIVVIGYGTVKRRDLTGAVASVSGKDIAATPVPNVAQAMQGKLPGVNVTSQDGRPGAGINIRVRGGTSISQSNQALVLIDGVPGNLNDIPGDQVESIDVLKDASSAAIYGSRGANGVVLVTTKSAKAGKTNVSYNGYAKINTPNKYLQALNPYDYLQYVWANAAANGTAYQTPFEQLYGLGANAGNNTGGIESYRNLATDDIQKQAYKQSVSWNHALTITGGTDKTKVLFSATYSDDEGMKLQSYQRRATAAFKLTQKIFDNVTFDINTRYANTPTLGDESVTSGSGSILSSAYRFRPIATNHILGNVSALTASNNISQYGKNALWDSYSPVARISDYNPLSLSSNFVGIASLNWVIIKGLTYHTDFSGNGTWTQRKYWSGATYNGYIDDATGNKLYAGNADYRKNDSWGLRWANTLGYEFNINKDNKISLLAGTEFFNSGGTGISIQANYFPSNFTQQTAFAQINQYDRTKNSFAFSSSVNTPDRLNSYFARAMYNFKDKYLLTLTFRADGSSRFAANNRWGYFPGGAFAWRISQEPFMKDVNWVDNWKFRASFGAVGNNNIPTGLNTQSWGSVTDPRNQYDINHTTLAAYSLSNPTILSNPNLKWETTITRDIGTDFSLFGDKLSGTVDVYWNTTKDVLTQTTIPGVTGFTYTYANIGQISNRGIELSLLGTIFKNQNWRVTAGGNITFNKNKVDKLADNVTGLYGTNWASSATYPASDYQLVVGRPVGLVRGLTYDGFYTPNDFTYSNGMYTLNSGVPDLTSVSGGVVHGVSTGTDRPTGQIAYPGLPKYKDLNNDGKIDDKDLSVIGNTTPKFTGGFNISVAYKNIDLGLNFNYSVGNDIYNVNKLASLYGPKEAGIYENKLAIMANAYKIYNVVNGQLVRLKTPDEFNAANVNADLPLANSETGVTSTLGIEKGSFLRLNTLTLGYTVSKSALKKVGIGGLRVYGSVYNLLTITGYKGLDPEVGVNDNANNSPYPTTGFDFGSYPRARSFVVGVNLNF; this is encoded by the coding sequence ATGAATTTACCTGAACAATTATTATTCAATGCCGGGCACAGGCGACAAAAGATCCGGTTTCTTAACCGAAGCTTCGTGCTTAGTTTCTTTTTTTTGCTGGCGATGACCTGCCGGCTGTTTGCCCAGGCAGATAAAACAGTGAGTGGTACTGTCAGGGACGAACACGACCGGACATTGCCGGGTGTAAGTATAACCGTTAAAGGCACATCTACCGGCACTACTACCGATGCGAACGGCCATTACAGCTTAAAAGTTAAAGGCGGTTCGGGCACATTGATTTTTTCTTTCATTGGCTACGCGTCTATCGAAGAAAACATCAACAACCGGACAACCATTAACATATCGCTTGCCGGAATCCAAAAAGACCTGAACGAAATTGTGGTTATAGGTTACGGTACGGTTAAAAGGCGCGATTTAACGGGCGCTGTGGCTTCGGTTAGCGGAAAGGATATTGCCGCTACCCCGGTTCCTAACGTGGCACAAGCCATGCAGGGTAAGCTGCCGGGAGTAAATGTTACATCGCAGGATGGCCGCCCGGGTGCAGGTATTAACATCCGGGTACGCGGCGGAACGTCCATATCACAAAGCAACCAGGCATTGGTACTTATTGATGGTGTACCGGGCAATTTAAATGATATTCCCGGCGATCAGGTTGAAAGCATCGATGTGCTCAAAGACGCTTCATCAGCAGCCATTTATGGTTCACGCGGTGCCAATGGCGTAGTGCTGGTTACCACCAAATCGGCAAAAGCGGGCAAAACCAATGTAAGCTATAATGGCTATGCTAAAATCAATACGCCAAATAAATACTTACAAGCCTTAAATCCTTACGATTATCTGCAATATGTATGGGCTAACGCGGCTGCAAACGGAACTGCTTATCAAACGCCTTTTGAACAACTATATGGCCTGGGGGCAAATGCAGGCAACAATACCGGTGGAATAGAAAGTTACCGAAACCTTGCAACTGATGATATCCAAAAGCAAGCTTATAAACAGTCGGTATCATGGAACCATGCCCTAACCATAACAGGGGGCACCGACAAAACAAAAGTATTGTTCTCCGCCACCTACAGCGATGATGAGGGTATGAAACTGCAATCATATCAGCGCCGGGCAACAGCAGCATTTAAACTAACCCAAAAAATATTTGACAATGTAACGTTCGACATTAACACCCGCTATGCCAATACACCAACACTTGGTGATGAATCTGTTACCAGCGGCAGCGGCTCAATATTATCTTCTGCATATCGTTTTCGCCCCATTGCCACTAACCACATTTTAGGCAATGTGTCTGCACTAACAGCAAGCAATAACATATCGCAATATGGTAAAAACGCTTTGTGGGATAGCTATAGCCCTGTGGCACGTATCAGTGATTACAATCCGCTCAGCCTTTCGTCGAACTTTGTGGGGATAGCCTCATTGAATTGGGTGATCATTAAAGGCTTAACCTACCATACCGATTTTAGCGGAAACGGTACCTGGACACAGCGTAAATATTGGTCGGGCGCTACTTATAATGGCTATATCGACGATGCAACCGGTAATAAATTGTATGCCGGTAATGCCGACTATCGCAAAAACGACAGCTGGGGCCTGCGCTGGGCCAACACACTGGGCTATGAGTTTAATATTAATAAGGATAATAAAATCAGCTTATTGGCTGGTACAGAATTCTTCAATTCGGGAGGCACCGGTATTTCCATACAAGCAAATTACTTTCCGTCAAACTTTACCCAACAAACAGCCTTTGCTCAGATCAACCAGTACGACAGGACAAAAAATTCATTCGCGTTCTCATCTAGCGTAAATACTCCCGACCGTCTTAACTCATACTTTGCCCGTGCCATGTATAATTTTAAGGACAAGTATTTATTGACGCTCACATTCCGTGCCGATGGTTCTTCCAGGTTCGCGGCTAACAACCGCTGGGGATATTTCCCGGGCGGCGCGTTTGCCTGGAGGATATCACAGGAACCTTTCATGAAAGATGTTAACTGGGTAGATAATTGGAAATTTCGGGCGTCTTTCGGTGCCGTTGGTAATAATAATATCCCTACCGGGCTTAACACACAATCATGGGGTTCTGTAACAGATCCAAGAAACCAGTATGATATCAACCACACCACCCTGGCTGCGTATTCGTTGAGCAACCCTACTATTTTATCTAATCCAAACTTAAAATGGGAAACTACCATTACCCGCGATATCGGGACTGACTTTAGTTTGTTTGGTGATAAGTTATCGGGTACTGTTGACGTATACTGGAATACCACTAAAGACGTACTTACCCAAACCACTATACCCGGTGTTACCGGCTTCACCTACACTTATGCCAATATAGGGCAAATAAGCAACCGGGGTATAGAACTGTCGCTTTTAGGTACAATATTCAAAAACCAAAACTGGAGGGTTACCGCGGGTGGCAACATTACTTTCAATAAAAACAAGGTAGATAAGCTTGCCGACAACGTAACCGGGCTTTACGGTACAAACTGGGCAAGCAGTGCAACCTATCCGGCATCTGATTATCAGCTTGTAGTGGGCCGGCCCGTTGGCCTGGTTCGTGGTTTAACGTATGATGGCTTTTATACCCCTAACGATTTTACCTACAGCAATGGAATGTATACGCTAAACAGCGGGGTGCCCGATCTTACCAGCGTTTCCGGAGGTGTAGTGCATGGAGTTAGTACAGGCACTGATCGTCCAACCGGGCAGATCGCCTACCCGGGCCTGCCTAAGTATAAAGATTTGAATAATGACGGTAAGATAGATGATAAAGATCTTTCTGTTATCGGGAATACCACCCCGAAGTTTACAGGTGGTTTTAATATTAGTGTAGCATATAAAAATATCGACCTGGGGCTAAACTTCAACTACAGCGTTGGTAATGATATTTACAATGTGAATAAACTGGCGTCGTTATACGGCCCTAAAGAAGCTGGCATTTATGAAAATAAACTGGCTATCATGGCCAACGCCTACAAAATTTACAATGTTGTTAACGGGCAACTTGTAAGGCTAAAAACTCCCGATGAGTTTAACGCGGCAAACGTGAATGCAGATTTGCCTTTGGCGAACAGCGAAACAGGCGTTACATCAACCCTGGGTATTGAAAAAGGTTCGTTCCTTCGTCTTAACACGCTTACTTTGGGGTACACTGTGTCTAAATCTGCCCTGAAAAAAGTTGGCATAGGCGGGCTGCGCGTTTATGGCAGTGTTTATAACCTGCTTACCATTACTGGTTACAAGGGGCTCGACCCGGAAGTAGGTGTTAATGATAATGCCAATAATTCGCCGTACCCAACCACTGGTTTCGATTTTGGTTCTTATCCTCGCGCACGATCATTTGTTGTGGGTGTAAACCTCAATTTCTAA
- a CDS encoding RagB/SusD family nutrient uptake outer membrane protein, with amino-acid sequence MKTYIKYIAAVALCLSFTQCKKSYLDVTSPSSVDDNFVTTTTSETFKSLSWCYSNYRQNCIMGVYRWNDPVGSDAEYYPEDGSTNNLNAIGRSDQLGVDAVATGFNSLYQTLALASRLANVIAAKDAYKADVAAGKTTDWTQLYGEAMTMRAFCYFQLTLHFGDVPYGYENTSVSDYSLTSRFDIYDKLIDGLKKAEPLMYSIGQGNINQERMSRTFCNALIGQIALFAGGYQTIRTDVSGLYGSVTFTKKGTEANNCVYARRTDYLTYYQTAKTYLQKAIDNKGTAGLITTDSRGGNINNPFQRHFQYFNDLTVSPESIFEIGNIQGGTLTTTSEYPYAFGRPSDGGSSVAAPTKTFGALRIIPTVYYGEYENADHRRDASATVTASNGDGNEKMIAFKPGSKSLGGIATNKWDDNRMATPNVASQRASGINWPILRMADVILMLAEVKAELGENDAVTLVNQIRQRAFGNTLHNINLAGQALKDAILEERKLELLGEGTRRWDMIRSGTYAERAIAVQQEMATTINDIKTLGYHHFANGNDFPAYIWTKKVALTNPLTYDCATTDTTTNPAAYPAWRGQYNYSANATVASKVVGTTHNVAIQGLFRYIDPAGAEAAALEAAGYTKTNWGIDMANAVTVYQRNILSGTTSAGDPPRIYWPIPSETISKSKGKVTNGYGLAQQ; translated from the coding sequence ATGAAAACATATATAAAATATATAGCCGCAGTTGCCTTGTGCCTATCTTTCACCCAATGTAAAAAAAGCTACCTGGATGTAACATCGCCGTCCAGTGTAGATGATAATTTTGTTACCACAACTACGTCAGAGACCTTTAAATCACTTTCCTGGTGTTATTCTAATTATCGTCAAAATTGCATTATGGGCGTTTACCGCTGGAATGATCCCGTTGGATCCGACGCGGAATATTATCCTGAAGATGGTTCTACAAATAACCTGAATGCCATTGGCCGCTCAGACCAGTTAGGGGTTGATGCCGTCGCGACCGGGTTTAACTCACTTTATCAAACGCTTGCGCTGGCCAGCAGGTTAGCTAATGTTATAGCCGCTAAAGACGCTTACAAAGCCGATGTTGCCGCTGGCAAAACCACCGATTGGACTCAACTGTACGGCGAAGCAATGACCATGAGGGCGTTCTGTTATTTTCAATTGACATTGCATTTTGGCGATGTGCCGTATGGCTACGAAAATACAAGTGTTAGTGATTATTCATTAACCTCACGCTTTGATATTTATGACAAATTGATAGATGGCCTTAAAAAAGCAGAGCCGTTGATGTACAGCATAGGCCAGGGTAATATCAACCAGGAGCGTATGTCGCGCACATTTTGTAATGCTTTAATAGGTCAGATAGCGCTTTTTGCAGGTGGATATCAAACTATACGTACTGATGTAAGCGGGTTGTACGGAAGCGTTACTTTCACCAAAAAGGGCACCGAAGCCAACAATTGCGTATATGCCCGCCGTACCGATTACCTTACTTATTATCAAACAGCAAAAACTTACCTGCAAAAAGCTATTGATAATAAAGGAACTGCCGGTTTGATCACCACCGACAGCAGGGGCGGAAACATTAACAACCCGTTCCAGCGCCACTTTCAGTATTTTAATGATTTAACCGTAAGTCCTGAATCAATATTTGAAATAGGCAACATACAAGGAGGTACACTGACAACCACCAGCGAATACCCATACGCCTTCGGCCGGCCATCTGATGGTGGCTCATCCGTTGCTGCACCTACAAAAACGTTTGGCGCGCTGCGTATTATCCCTACCGTTTATTATGGCGAGTATGAAAACGCGGATCATCGCAGAGACGCCAGCGCCACTGTTACAGCAAGCAATGGCGATGGAAATGAAAAAATGATCGCCTTTAAACCTGGCAGTAAAAGCCTGGGCGGTATAGCCACCAATAAATGGGATGATAACCGTATGGCCACTCCAAACGTAGCCTCTCAGCGGGCCTCGGGCATAAACTGGCCTATTTTGAGGATGGCTGATGTTATATTGATGCTGGCCGAGGTTAAAGCCGAATTGGGAGAAAATGACGCTGTTACTTTAGTTAACCAGATAAGGCAGCGGGCCTTTGGCAATACACTGCACAATATTAACCTTGCCGGTCAGGCGTTAAAAGATGCCATATTAGAGGAGCGTAAACTTGAGCTGCTTGGCGAAGGGACGCGCCGCTGGGACATGATCCGTTCAGGCACTTACGCTGAAAGAGCGATAGCGGTTCAACAGGAAATGGCCACGACCATCAATGATATAAAAACTCTTGGGTATCACCACTTTGCTAACGGTAACGATTTCCCGGCTTATATCTGGACCAAAAAGGTGGCATTAACTAATCCCCTAACTTATGATTGCGCAACAACAGATACCACAACTAACCCGGCTGCTTACCCTGCCTGGAGAGGGCAGTATAATTACAGTGCAAATGCAACTGTTGCCAGTAAAGTAGTTGGTACAACTCACAATGTAGCAATACAGGGCTTATTCCGCTATATTGACCCGGCCGGTGCAGAAGCCGCTGCTTTAGAAGCCGCAGGTTATACCAAAACTAACTGGGGTATTGATATGGCTAATGCTGTGACCGTATACCAAAGAAATATTCTTTCGGGCACAACATCTGCCGGTGACCCGCCACGGATTTATTGGCCCATCCCTTCTGAAACGATCAGCAAATCCAAAGGTAAGGTAACTAATGGTTACGGATTAGCACAGCAATAA
- a CDS encoding EndoS/ChiA family endoglycosidase: MKKLNRLKCILASSLLLSFVACKKETKDLSTPNMDAVQKNKLAGSQNLSLAATALPAAGQNKVAYYVFDVTPANQGVLPMTTFTDKANVVVVFEGTLWELTDTVHYNTGWMQNAYYKNKKQVLADIQTLRSRGVKVLMNVDDNANWSSATPFTTYNGTAYNYVQFASFVNDCVNTAGFDGISLDVEHGATDNTNYRNLIKELGKYFGPLSTNSTTKMYVGAFYSGGAPGPIFRETSLSQYLNFVMDMGYFQDNTSRFNYWANTLGNAKVMLGMSYDDNSQSSAVAQAQWHPDPDKAGIMVFAGNKNKVYTDAIFSALEVNTTPPPSGSDITDYAGSLTAQYQTGSPSGEEFTKIIDNNTATKYLTQHSSGWVQFKPTTAATVVKYTITSANDVPDRDPKNWTLQGSNNGTSWTTLNTQTNQTFASRFLKKTYTFTNTTSYAYYRLNISAVQTGSILQFSEWELIRN, from the coding sequence ATGAAAAAATTGAATCGTTTAAAATGCATCCTTGCGTCAAGCTTGTTACTGTCGTTTGTTGCATGTAAAAAAGAAACAAAAGATTTAAGCACACCCAATATGGATGCTGTGCAAAAAAACAAGCTTGCTGGATCTCAGAATCTAAGCCTGGCCGCTACGGCATTGCCCGCAGCAGGACAAAACAAAGTAGCATATTATGTATTTGATGTTACCCCGGCAAATCAAGGCGTATTACCAATGACCACGTTTACGGATAAAGCGAATGTGGTGGTGGTGTTTGAAGGTACCTTATGGGAACTTACAGATACAGTGCATTATAATACCGGTTGGATGCAAAATGCATATTATAAAAATAAAAAACAGGTTCTTGCTGATATTCAAACATTACGTTCAAGAGGGGTAAAAGTATTGATGAATGTTGACGATAATGCAAACTGGAGTTCTGCAACTCCGTTCACCACTTACAACGGCACGGCTTATAATTATGTTCAATTCGCTTCATTTGTGAACGATTGTGTTAATACTGCTGGTTTTGACGGAATTTCACTTGATGTTGAGCATGGTGCTACCGATAACACAAATTACAGAAACCTGATCAAGGAGTTAGGCAAATATTTCGGTCCCTTATCGACAAATAGCACCACAAAAATGTATGTCGGTGCTTTCTATTCAGGTGGAGCTCCTGGTCCAATTTTCCGGGAAACTTCGTTAAGCCAATATTTGAATTTTGTTATGGATATGGGCTATTTTCAAGATAACACCTCGCGGTTCAACTATTGGGCTAACACGCTCGGCAATGCAAAGGTAATGCTTGGAATGTCTTACGATGATAACTCGCAAAGTAGTGCCGTAGCTCAGGCACAATGGCATCCAGATCCGGATAAGGCAGGTATCATGGTTTTTGCAGGTAATAAAAATAAAGTTTACACAGATGCCATTTTTTCTGCGCTTGAGGTTAATACAACACCGCCACCAAGCGGTTCAGATATAACTGATTATGCCGGTTCGCTTACAGCTCAATATCAAACTGGTTCGCCATCAGGTGAAGAGTTTACAAAAATCATTGATAACAACACAGCAACAAAATATCTTACCCAACATTCATCTGGCTGGGTGCAGTTCAAGCCAACTACTGCAGCCACCGTTGTTAAATATACTATTACATCAGCAAATGATGTTCCCGATCGTGACCCTAAAAACTGGACCCTGCAAGGTTCGAATAACGGCACCTCCTGGACAACCTTAAATACGCAAACCAACCAGACCTTTGCGTCAAGATTTCTTAAGAAGACTTATACCTTTACGAATACAACTTCCTATGCTTATTACCGCTTAAATATTTCAGCTGTACAAACAGGCAGTATTCTCCAATTCTCAGAGTGGGAGCTTATAAGAAATTAA
- a CDS encoding ISAon1 family transposase, translated as MDNHPISSHLLGRLYQVDGKQLGQQYKDHLSDFHSWSQKDHAEDWMLFADNTGPYLSIDETALSNGELYTIVTNKQAKGNKKAIVAMIKGTQSEQIIAVLEKIPLRSRNKVKEVTMDMAANMIKAIRRCFSNAVRVVDRFHVQKLAYDAVQEARIKYRWEALDAESKLIEQARKNKQSYQPEVLSNGDTLKQLLARSRYLLFKHRSKWTLSQKERADLLFSRYPELLKAYNLAISLGNIFTNCKTKVIAFKKLAIWYNEVEDSGINAFKTVARSVQQHYESILNFFDNRSTNASAESFNAKVKAFRATLRGVRDTSFFLFRLAKIYA; from the coding sequence TTGGATAATCACCCGATCAGCAGCCATTTATTAGGCCGGTTATACCAGGTAGATGGCAAGCAGCTCGGTCAGCAATACAAAGATCACCTAAGTGATTTTCATAGCTGGAGCCAAAAGGATCATGCGGAAGACTGGATGTTGTTTGCAGATAACACAGGCCCTTATCTGAGTATAGATGAAACTGCGTTAAGCAATGGGGAACTCTATACCATTGTTACCAACAAACAAGCCAAAGGGAATAAAAAAGCCATAGTGGCGATGATCAAAGGCACACAGTCTGAACAAATCATCGCTGTACTGGAGAAAATACCCTTAAGGTCAAGGAATAAAGTAAAGGAGGTAACGATGGACATGGCGGCAAACATGATCAAAGCTATACGCAGATGTTTTAGCAATGCTGTGCGGGTCGTGGATCGATTCCATGTACAAAAGCTGGCTTATGACGCTGTTCAGGAAGCAAGAATAAAATATCGCTGGGAAGCTCTTGATGCGGAAAGTAAGCTGATTGAACAGGCCCGGAAAAACAAACAATCCTATCAGCCCGAAGTGCTCAGTAATGGCGATACTTTAAAACAATTACTCGCCCGAAGCAGATACTTGCTGTTCAAGCATCGATCTAAATGGACGCTATCACAAAAGGAAAGGGCTGATCTGCTTTTTTCAAGATATCCGGAACTGCTCAAAGCTTATAATCTTGCTATCAGCTTAGGTAATATATTCACTAATTGTAAAACCAAAGTGATCGCCTTTAAAAAACTGGCTATATGGTATAATGAGGTGGAAGACTCTGGTATTAATGCTTTTAAAACCGTTGCAAGGTCCGTTCAGCAACATTATGAATCTATCTTGAACTTCTTCGATAACAGAAGTACAAACGCATCTGCAGAATCTTTCAATGCTAAAGTTAAAGCTTTCAGAGCTACTCTCAGAGGTGTAAGAGATACTTCATTCTTTCTATTCAGACTTGCTAAAATCTATGCTTAA
- a CDS encoding ISAon1 family transposase N-terminal region protein, translated as MSSAYETLVHLILPKGLLDYFELTDVRSSENGALNIYLEEKNLAPSGYDKSQLESKGFLPETAIQDFPIRGHKVALCIKRRRWEVKASGEIISRDWDLVRKGARMTTEFGTFLKGIFG; from the coding sequence TTGTCATCAGCATACGAAACCCTTGTCCATTTAATCTTACCAAAAGGCCTTTTAGACTATTTTGAACTTACCGATGTCCGTTCATCAGAGAATGGAGCGTTGAACATTTATCTGGAGGAGAAGAACCTTGCTCCATCCGGTTATGATAAGTCACAGTTAGAGTCAAAAGGCTTTTTACCAGAGACAGCTATTCAGGATTTTCCTATCCGCGGCCATAAAGTAGCCTTGTGTATAAAAAGACGCAGATGGGAAGTAAAGGCGAGCGGGGAGATCATCTCAAGAGATTGGGATTTAGTAAGAAAAGGGGCGCGAATGACAACTGAATTCGGCACTTTTTTAAAAGGAATATTTGGATAA
- the hscB gene encoding Fe-S protein assembly co-chaperone HscB, translating into MNYFEFYGIPESFKVDQALLKKKFYELSKLYHPDFYANEDETRQQEILELSTLNNKAYHALGDPAKRLEYILKLHDLVSEGAKPQLPADFLMEMMDINERLMEVDDATHLAAITAETLAIEGDMNEELAKLTKDYEQLDDTAKESRRIEIANIYYKQKYLLRIKESLSTFAARL; encoded by the coding sequence ATGAACTATTTTGAATTTTACGGCATCCCCGAATCTTTTAAGGTTGACCAGGCGCTGCTTAAGAAAAAGTTTTACGAGCTGAGCAAGCTTTACCATCCCGATTTTTATGCCAATGAGGATGAAACCAGGCAGCAGGAGATCCTGGAACTATCTACCCTCAATAACAAGGCTTACCATGCGCTTGGTGATCCCGCAAAGCGTTTAGAATACATTTTAAAATTGCACGACCTGGTATCTGAAGGGGCAAAGCCGCAATTGCCTGCAGATTTTTTAATGGAAATGATGGACATCAACGAGCGTCTTATGGAGGTTGACGATGCAACGCACTTAGCTGCCATAACCGCGGAAACACTTGCTATTGAAGGGGATATGAATGAAGAGCTGGCGAAGCTGACCAAAGACTATGAACAGTTGGACGATACCGCTAAGGAAAGCCGCCGGATAGAAATTGCAAATATTTACTATAAACAAAAATATCTGTTGCGAATTAAGGAGAGTTTATCTACATTTGCAGCCCGCTTGTAA
- a CDS encoding carboxylesterase/lipase family protein, with the protein MKKPILVMLLLAQVASVKVMAQLSANKTTVENGVLEGTREASNVLSFKGIPFAQPPVGDLRWKEPQPAKNWEGTLKADHFAHNPMQKPIFGDMGFRSSGMNEDCLYLNVWTPAKSSKEKLPVLVYFYGGGLMAGDGSESRYDGESMAKKGIVALTVNYRLGVFGFFSHPELTKESPNHSSGNYGYLDQHLALLWVQKNIAAFGGDPKRVTIAGESAGSISVSVQMASPLSKDLIAGAIGESGAGIKPTLFPIPLADAEQNGVKFAANEKANTLADLRAIPAEQLLNDAFKPGTPPMSATIDNYLLPKSLPEIFMAGEQAKVPLLVGWNSAEVPFQFMMRGDAPTLENYTKTLKQLYGDRAEEALKLYPATNDEEVIKVATDLSSDRFIVYSTWKWADLQVQTGGKPVYRYLFSRVRPAMVASMGNATPGLAGGVVKGDAAKPAPKMPLPVGAAHASEIEYAMGNLAGNKTYAWTPDDFKVSETMENYFANFIKTANPNGAGLPKWSAIKDNNNVKFMNIDVKSEEMPEVNRARYLFLDKDYMK; encoded by the coding sequence ATGAAGAAACCAATTTTAGTAATGCTGTTGCTTGCACAAGTTGCCTCGGTAAAGGTAATGGCGCAGCTATCGGCAAACAAAACCACCGTTGAGAACGGTGTGCTTGAAGGCACTCGCGAAGCATCGAACGTATTAAGTTTTAAAGGTATTCCCTTTGCACAGCCACCCGTGGGGGATTTGCGCTGGAAGGAGCCTCAGCCCGCCAAAAACTGGGAGGGTACATTAAAGGCCGATCATTTTGCCCATAACCCCATGCAGAAGCCCATTTTTGGTGATATGGGCTTTCGTTCATCGGGTATGAACGAAGATTGTTTATACCTAAACGTATGGACGCCGGCAAAATCATCCAAAGAAAAACTGCCTGTATTGGTTTATTTTTACGGTGGGGGCTTGATGGCCGGCGATGGTTCTGAATCGCGCTATGATGGTGAAAGCATGGCTAAAAAAGGCATCGTAGCGCTAACAGTAAATTACAGGCTTGGTGTATTTGGCTTTTTTTCGCATCCTGAATTAACTAAAGAATCACCTAACCATTCGTCGGGTAACTATGGGTACCTTGATCAGCACCTGGCTTTGCTTTGGGTACAAAAAAATATAGCTGCCTTTGGCGGGGATCCTAAACGGGTTACCATTGCGGGTGAATCGGCAGGGTCTATCTCGGTATCGGTACAAATGGCTTCACCTTTATCAAAAGACCTGATCGCGGGTGCTATCGGCGAGAGTGGCGCGGGGATCAAACCAACGCTATTCCCTATACCATTGGCTGATGCTGAACAGAACGGTGTTAAGTTTGCTGCTAACGAGAAGGCCAATACCCTTGCCGATCTCAGGGCCATACCCGCCGAACAATTGCTGAACGATGCATTTAAACCAGGTACGCCGCCAATGTCGGCCACTATTGATAATTACCTGTTGCCAAAATCGTTGCCTGAGATCTTTATGGCGGGCGAACAGGCCAAAGTTCCGTTGTTAGTAGGCTGGAACTCGGCCGAAGTGCCATTTCAGTTCATGATGCGCGGCGATGCGCCAACGCTTGAAAATTATACCAAAACGCTGAAACAATTATATGGTGACAGGGCAGAGGAAGCATTGAAATTATACCCGGCTACCAATGACGAAGAAGTGATCAAAGTCGCAACCGATCTGTCAAGCGACCGGTTTATCGTATACAGCACCTGGAAATGGGCCGACCTGCAGGTACAAACAGGAGGGAAGCCAGTTTACCGCTACCTGTTTTCACGGGTTCGCCCGGCCATGGTAGCTTCAATGGGGAATGCCACCCCGGGGCTCGCCGGCGGTGTGGTTAAGGGCGACGCGGCAAAACCTGCTCCAAAAATGCCGCTGCCGGTGGGTGCTGCACATGCTTCAGAAATTGAGTATGCCATGGGGAACCTTGCCGGGAACAAAACCTATGCCTGGACACCCGATGATTTCAAAGTATCCGAAACCATGGAAAACTACTTTGCCAACTTTATAAAAACTGCCAACCCTAACGGTGCAGGCTTGCCAAAATGGTCGGCAATCAAGGATAACAATAATGTAAAATTTATGAATATTGATGTTAAAAGCGAGGAGATGCCGGAGGTTAACCGGGCGCGCTACTTGTTTTTGGATAAAGATTACATGAAATAA